Proteins encoded together in one Chryseobacterium sp. G0201 window:
- a CDS encoding endonuclease: MKRTLLSFLLSFAFISAFAQIPSGYYDGTTGLSGPALKTKLKEIITNGHQDHGYSGLWTGYATTDRDYSYENDGTILDIYSENPNGADPYNFNYGPGDQCGTYSNEGDCYNREHIVPQSLFSEAFPMKSDIHFIRATDGKVNGMRSNYPFGKVGSATFTSQNGSKLGTSVSPGYSGIVFEPIDAFKGDVARMILYFVTRYESQLASFSSGNMLGGSPFPGLQTWELNQLLAWNTLDPVSPTEIARNNAAYIYQANRNPYIDHPEYVAQIWGTPVVDTQAPTAATNLAANNPTSNSIALSWTAATDNIGVATYEIYANGVLKATVSGSLTSTIVANLASSTTYNFYIIAKDASGNPSPQSNIATETTLPGQSGGNTSCGSENFETIPATSNPVYATQTWTNNNITWSATDSRIDQTINGKAINVRNGSLTSSTISGGINSLTVTTKLPFSDTAGNLTLQINGNNAGTIPFSTSNTTTTISNLNISGNIVIKIINSETGKRVSIDDLSWTCNTTTLGTTETTKQKTFSIYPNPVKNNELFVKGENLSKITKAQIYDLSGKLIETIENPFKNANKINFKGLTKGNYILKTDIATTKFIVE; the protein is encoded by the coding sequence ATGAAACGTACTTTACTCTCTTTTTTATTAAGCTTTGCATTTATAAGTGCATTCGCTCAGATTCCTTCGGGATATTACGATGGAACGACCGGTCTTAGCGGCCCCGCGTTGAAAACGAAATTAAAAGAAATCATCACAAATGGTCATCAGGATCATGGTTATAGCGGTTTATGGACAGGCTATGCAACCACCGACCGAGATTATTCTTACGAAAACGATGGAACAATTTTAGACATTTATTCTGAAAATCCTAACGGTGCAGATCCATATAATTTTAATTATGGTCCCGGTGATCAGTGTGGAACTTACAGCAATGAGGGCGACTGCTACAACAGAGAACATATTGTTCCTCAAAGTTTATTCAGCGAAGCATTTCCAATGAAATCAGACATTCACTTTATTCGTGCTACGGATGGAAAAGTGAACGGAATGAGATCTAATTATCCTTTCGGGAAAGTTGGTTCTGCAACTTTCACATCACAAAACGGATCAAAATTAGGAACTTCTGTTTCACCAGGATATTCTGGTATTGTATTTGAGCCAATCGATGCTTTCAAAGGTGATGTTGCAAGAATGATCCTTTATTTTGTAACGAGGTACGAATCTCAACTTGCGAGTTTCAGCTCAGGAAATATGCTTGGAGGCTCCCCTTTCCCGGGACTTCAGACATGGGAGCTTAATCAATTACTTGCATGGAATACTTTAGATCCTGTATCTCCGACAGAAATTGCAAGAAACAACGCAGCCTATATTTATCAGGCAAACAGAAACCCATATATTGATCATCCTGAATATGTTGCCCAAATCTGGGGAACTCCTGTTGTGGATACTCAGGCTCCAACAGCTGCTACCAACTTGGCTGCAAACAATCCAACTTCAAATTCAATTGCTTTAAGCTGGACTGCTGCTACAGATAATATCGGAGTAGCGACTTATGAAATTTATGCCAATGGAGTTTTAAAAGCTACTGTTTCTGGATCTTTAACTTCAACTATTGTTGCCAATTTAGCATCTTCTACAACATATAATTTCTATATTATCGCTAAAGATGCTTCTGGAAACCCATCTCCTCAAAGCAACATAGCAACTGAAACTACCCTTCCTGGACAGTCTGGAGGAAATACAAGTTGTGGATCAGAAAATTTTGAAACTATTCCGGCTACTTCAAATCCAGTGTATGCTACTCAGACATGGACAAACAATAATATTACTTGGTCTGCAACAGATTCAAGAATAGACCAAACTATAAACGGAAAAGCAATTAACGTCCGAAACGGAAGCCTTACAAGCTCTACTATTTCAGGAGGGATTAACAGCTTAACAGTTACTACAAAATTACCGTTTTCTGATACTGCAGGAAACCTAACTTTACAGATCAATGGAAACAATGCTGGGACTATTCCTTTTAGTACTTCAAATACAACAACTACTATAAGTAATCTAAATATTTCCGGTAATATTGTTATTAAAATTATAAATTCAGAAACAGGAAAAAGAGTTTCTATTGATGACTTAAGCTGGACTTGTAATACCACTACACTAGGAACAACTGAAACTACAAAACAAAAAACATTCAGTATCTACCCTAACCCTGTTAAAAACAACGAGCTTTTTGTAAAAGGTGAAAACTTAAGCAAAATTACAAAAGCACAGATCTATGACCTTTCAGGAAAATTGATCGAAACAATCGAAAATCCTTTTAAAAATGCTAATAAGATCAATTTTAAAGGACTTACAAAAGGAAACTACATTCTTAAAACTGATATCGCTACAACAAAATTCATTGTAGAATAA
- a CDS encoding ABC transporter permease — MKNIAFYIASRYLLSKKGSTAVTFITWLAVGAMTVAVTAMFVIISVFSGLEDLNKDLISNLHADLTLKSSTGKTIKNLDKVDKILRNDKEISSFSKVIEEKIYISYNGKGDIAYLRGVDSAYTKVNPINKDVFYGSYPSFEYSNEVLMENSLDNRLSIPIASSGDYATLFMPKPGTGIINKEEDIYNKKDILITGVFPGKDQLDNYIISPIELTQELLNLPKHSAYQIVIKLKNSNNTDSVKQRLLSSLGKDVEIKTKEEENAAFWKMINTEKLFIYLIFALVIFITTFNLAGAIIILQLDKKEQAKSLISLGFPLSHLRRIYFYTGILIVVLGVISGLILGTALCYFQLYTEFFKANETLPFPVRIVGKNYATVAITASLFGFIISWAFSKISKEYITKN, encoded by the coding sequence TTGAAAAACATTGCATTTTACATAGCTTCACGCTACCTTTTATCAAAAAAAGGGAGTACTGCCGTTACGTTTATTACGTGGCTGGCGGTAGGAGCAATGACGGTTGCTGTAACTGCAATGTTTGTAATTATCTCCGTTTTTTCGGGACTTGAAGATCTTAACAAAGATCTTATTTCAAACCTTCATGCCGACTTAACGCTGAAAAGCAGTACAGGAAAAACCATCAAAAATCTCGATAAAGTTGATAAAATATTAAGAAACGATAAAGAGATCAGCAGTTTTTCAAAAGTTATTGAAGAAAAAATATACATTAGCTATAACGGAAAAGGAGACATTGCTTATTTAAGAGGTGTGGATTCTGCTTATACAAAGGTTAATCCTATTAATAAAGATGTTTTCTACGGATCTTATCCAAGTTTCGAATATTCGAATGAAGTATTAATGGAAAACTCTCTAGACAACAGATTATCTATTCCTATAGCTTCATCCGGAGATTACGCAACTCTTTTTATGCCTAAACCTGGAACCGGTATTATTAATAAGGAAGAAGACATCTATAATAAAAAAGATATTCTGATTACCGGAGTTTTCCCCGGAAAGGATCAATTAGACAATTATATAATCTCCCCTATAGAACTGACTCAGGAATTACTTAATTTGCCTAAACATTCTGCTTATCAAATTGTTATTAAATTAAAAAATTCCAACAACACAGATTCGGTAAAACAAAGATTGTTATCTTCACTTGGAAAGGATGTCGAAATCAAAACTAAGGAAGAAGAAAATGCCGCCTTCTGGAAAATGATCAATACTGAAAAGCTATTCATTTATCTGATTTTTGCTTTGGTGATCTTCATTACAACTTTCAATCTAGCCGGAGCGATCATTATTTTACAGTTAGATAAAAAAGAACAGGCAAAATCTCTGATTTCTTTAGGTTTTCCTTTAAGTCATCTAAGAAGAATTTATTTCTATACAGGCATTCTTATTGTAGTTTTAGGTGTTATTTCTGGTCTTATATTGGGTACGGCACTTTGCTACTTCCAACTATATACCGAGTTTTTCAAAGCCAATGAAACACTTCCCTTCCCTGTAAGAATTGTTGGAAAAAATTATGCAACCGTAGCGATTACCGCTTCCCTATTCGGTTTCATTATTTCTTGGGCATTCTCTAAGATCAGTAAAGAGTATATTACTAAAAATTAA
- the rbfA gene encoding 30S ribosome-binding factor RbfA — protein sequence MESNRQRKVAQIIQEDFAELFRKQAAESKQSFLVSVSDVKITPDLSIAKIYLSIFPQEFRTSIMKEIEENKTQYRNFIGQKMGKQVRIIPQLNFYLDTALDDVEKLEKELRGEGDNPIL from the coding sequence ATGGAAAGTAACAGACAAAGAAAAGTAGCACAGATTATACAGGAAGATTTCGCAGAACTTTTCCGCAAACAGGCTGCAGAAAGCAAGCAAAGTTTTTTAGTATCCGTTTCGGATGTAAAAATAACTCCGGATTTGAGTATTGCTAAAATTTATTTAAGCATATTCCCTCAGGAATTCAGAACTTCTATCATGAAGGAAATTGAGGAAAACAAAACTCAGTACAGAAATTTTATCGGCCAGAAAATGGGTAAGCAGGTGAGAATCATTCCACAGCTTAATTTCTATTTGGATACTGCCCTTGATGATGTAGAAAAACTTGAAAAAGAACTAAGAGGCGAAGGCGACAATCCTATTTTATAG
- the mce gene encoding methylmalonyl-CoA epimerase has translation MKLEHIGIAVKSLGLSDELFTKLLGKESYKKESVEREGVVTSFYETGESKIELLEASNPESPISKFIDKKGEGIHHLAFGVENIVEEVERLKKEGFIFISEEPKEGADNKLVVFLHPKSTNGVLVELCQEKQ, from the coding sequence ATGAAGCTAGAACATATTGGCATTGCAGTGAAATCTTTGGGGTTATCTGATGAACTGTTTACGAAACTTTTAGGTAAGGAATCTTATAAAAAAGAATCTGTAGAAAGGGAAGGTGTAGTTACTTCTTTTTATGAAACCGGTGAAAGTAAAATTGAGCTGTTAGAAGCCAGTAATCCTGAAAGTCCGATCTCAAAATTTATCGATAAAAAGGGAGAAGGCATCCATCATTTGGCTTTTGGCGTCGAAAATATAGTTGAAGAGGTTGAAAGATTAAAAAAAGAGGGATTTATTTTCATCTCAGAAGAACCTAAAGAAGGTGCTGATAATAAATTGGTTGTGTTCCTCCACCCTAAATCCACTAATGGCGTGTTGGTAGAACTTTGCCAAGAAAAGCAATAA